One Coregonus clupeaformis isolate EN_2021a chromosome 33, ASM2061545v1, whole genome shotgun sequence DNA window includes the following coding sequences:
- the ccnc gene encoding cyclin-C: MAGNFWQSSHYLQWVLDKQDLMKERQKDMKFMNEEEYWKLQIFFANVIQALGEHLKLRQQVIATAIVYFKRFYARYSLKSIDPVLMAPTCVFLASKVEEFGVVSNTRLISAATSVLKTRFSYAFPKEFPYRMNHILECEFYLLELMDCCLIVYHPYRPLLQYVQDMGQEDMLLPLAWRIVNDTYRTDLCLLYPPFMIALACLHVACVVQQKDARQWFAELSVDMEKILEIIRVILKLYDQWKNFDERKEMAAVINKMPKPKPPPNSENDQSSNGNQNNSYSQS; encoded by the exons ATGGCAGGGAACTTCTGGCAGAGCTCGCATTA TCTGCAGTGGGTCCTGGACAAACAGGACCTGATGAAGGAGCGTCAGAAGGATATGAAGTTTATGAATGAGGAGGAGTACTGGAAACTGCAGATCTTCTTTGCCAATG TCATCCAGGCCCTGGGGGAACACCTGAAGCTCCGTCAGCAGGTCATCGCTACGGCAATCGTCTACTTCAAACGTTTCTATGCCAG GTACTCCCTGAAGAGTATAGACCCGGTGCTCATGGCTCCTACATGTGTGTTCCTGGCCTCTAAAGTGGAG gAATTTGGTGTTGTTTCAAACACTCGTCTTATCTCTGCAGCTACGTCCGTGT TAAAAACCAGATTTTCCTATGCCTTCCCAAAGGAGTTCCCTTACAGAATGAACCAT ATATTAGAATGTGAGTTCTATCTACTGGAGCTCATG GACTGCTGTTTGATAGTGTACCACCCCTACAGACCCTTGCTGCAGTATGTGCAGGACATGGGGCAGGAGGACATGCTACTGCCGTTGGCCTG GAGAATAGTGAATGACACGTATAGGACAGACCTCTGTCTGCTCTACCCTCCCTTCATGATCGCTCTAG CCTGTCTGCATGTTGCCTGTGTGGTGCAGCAGAAGGACGCCAGGCAGTGGTTCGCTGAGCTCTCTGTAGACATGGAGAAG ATTCTGGAGATCATCCGAGTCATCCTGAAGCTTTATGACCAGTGGAAGAACTTTGACGAAAGGAAGGAGATGGCTGCTGTGATTAACAAGATGCCTAAACCCAAGCCTCCACCCAACAG TGAGAATGACCAGAGCTCTAATGGGAACCAGAACAACTCCTACAGCCAGTCATAG
- the pgm3 gene encoding phosphoacetylglucosamine mutase, with amino-acid sequence MAQFEEVSQKSAVHPKPVGLVLQYGTAGFRTNAKQLDHVMFRMGLLATLRSKKTKATIGVMVTASHNPEEDNGVKLVDPMGEMVTPAWEGYATQLANAEQEGLLTALKDVIEREAISMAQEASVFVGKDTRPSSESLSQAVLDGVHALGGHSKDYGLVTTPQLHYMVCCQNTQGRYGEATVKGYYRKLSQAFIQLTKNVPNRTDDQKALLVDGANGIGALKVCEMETYLKNELQLSLFNDGSSGKLNHLCGADYVKVQQRAPKGVEMTAGERCCSYDGDADRIVYYYSGSAGRFHLLDGDKIATLISTYLKELLTQAGLDLQIAVVQTAYANGSSTQYLEDTMKVIVRCTKTGVKHLHHAAQEFDIGVYFEANGHGTVLFSKAAEEKIQQLAQDSNTNDERKRAALLLQNTVNLINQTVGDAISDMLLIEAVLAIRGMTVQQWDAIYTDLPNRQLKVKVADRRVIDTTDAERRTVSPAGLQEAIDSLVKKYRQARSFVRPSGTEDVVRVYAEADTQESADALAHEVSLAVYRLAGGVGEEPKPL; translated from the exons ATGGCCCAGTTTGAGGAAGTATCCCAGAAGTCTGCTGTTCACCCTAAGCCTGTAGGGTTGGTCCTACAGTATGGTACTGCTGGGTTCCGCACCAACGCTAAGCAGCTAGACCACGTCATGTTCCGAATGGGTTTACTGGCCACACTCCGCTCCAAGAAGACTAAGGCCACCATCGGAGTCATGGTCACTGCGTCACACAACCCTGAG GAGGATAACGGGGTGAAGCTGGTGGATCCCATGGGGGAGATGGTGACCCCTGCGTGGGAGGGCTATGCCACCCAGCTGGCCAACGCGGAGCAGGAGGGTCTGCTCACCGCTCTGAAGGATGTTATAGAGAGAGAGGCCATCAGCATGGCCCAAGAGGCCAGCGTGTTTGTGGGCAAAGACACCAG GCCCAGTAGTGAGAGCCTATCACAGGCAGTGCTGGATGGAGTCCACGCCCTGGGAGGCCACAGTAAAG ACTATGGCTTGGTGACCACACCCCAGCTGCACTACATGGTATGCTGTCAGAACACCCAGGGTCGATATGGTGAAGCCACTGTCAAAGGTTACTACCGGAAACTCTCCCAGGCTTTCATCCAGCTCACTAAGAAC gtGCCTAACCGTACAGATGATCAGAAGGCCCTGCTGGTGGACGGGGCTAATGGTATCGGGGCTCTGAAGGTGTGTGAGATGGAGACCTACCTGAagaatgagctgcagctgtccCTCTTCAACGACGGCTCCAGCGGAAAACTCAACCACCTGTGTGGAGCCGACTACGTCAAAGTACAGCAGAGAGCTCCCAAAG gtgtggAGATGACTGCTGGGGAGCGATGCTGTTCCTATGATGGCGATGCTGATCGTATAGTTTATTACTACAGCGGCTCTGCCGGGAGATTCCATCTGCTAGATGGAGACAAGATTGCCACTCTCATCAGCACCTACCTCAAAGAACTGCTCACACaa GCTGGTCTTGACCTGCAGATAGCCGTGGTGCAGACGGCGTACGCTAACGGCAGCTCTACACAATACCTGGAAGATACCATGAag gtGATAGTGAGGTGTACCAAGACAGGAGTGAAACATCTTCACCATGCAGCCCAGGAGTTTGACATTGGTGTTTACTTTGAGGCTAATGGCCACGGGACA GTTCTGTTCAGTAAAGCAGCAGAGGAGAAGATCCAGCAGCTAGCCCAGGACTCCAACACCAACGACGAGAGGAAGAGAGCTGCACTCCTACTGCAGAACACGGTCAACCTCATCAACCAG acagTAGGAGATGCTATTTCTGACATGCTGCTGATTGAGGCTGTGTTAGCCATCAGAGGGATGACAGTACAACAATGGGATGCCATCTACACAGACCTGCCCAACAGACAGCTCAAAGtcaag GTGGCAGACCGGCGGGTGATTGACACTACAGATGCAGAGAGGAGAACAGTGAGTCCAGCAGGTCTGCAGGAGGCCATAGACAGCCTGGTGAAGAAGTACAGACAGGCACGCTCCTTTGTCCGCCCCTCTGGCACGGAGGATGTGGTCCGAGTGTACGCTGAGGCAGACACACAG GAGAGTGCCGATGCCCTGGCACATGAAGTTAGCCTGGCAGTGTACCGCCTCGcaggaggagtaggagaggagcCCAAACcgttataa
- the faxca gene encoding failed axon connections homolog, producing MYWRVGFAWTRSCVVDLGRNQSFSFGLCSSDEQLSFYGYIIAYPLQDYDGIMSALGSDSWWRKTLYLAGGALLATAAYLLHELLAIRKEQELNSKDAIILHQFSRPKSGVPSLSPFCLKIETYLRMVDLPYQNYFDGKLSPQGKMPWIEYNQEQVSGTEFIIDFLEEKLGVSLNKNLSSHEKAVSRAVTKMVEEHFYWTIAYCQWVDNLEETQKMLAVSGPLSDLLKWILSHLTGGIVKREMYGHGIGRFTKEEVYTLMEKDMRTLATLLGDKKYLMGPTLSMVDATVFSHLAPAMWTLPGTRPEQLIKGELINLAMYCERIRRRFWPEWFVDLEDFCYDDTTEDDDSLSKLQDLGLYSRTDTFQDEASPPHTHTPTHTHTISPDSDRTGHSLYDSDMDTECSEMEQLKC from the exons ATGTACTGGCGCGTCGGGTTCGCCTGGACGCGCTCGTGTGTGGTTGATCTTGGCCGGAACCAGAGCTTCTCATTCGGCCTGTGCAGCTCCGATGAGCAGCTCTCGTTTTATGGGTACATCATCGCCTACCCTCTGCAGGACTACGACGGGATCATGTCAGCCCTTGGGTCAGACTCGTGGTGGCGGAAAACGCTTTATCTGGCTGGGGGCGCTCTGCTCGCCACCGCTGCCTATCTACTGCACGAGCTGCTCGCCATCAG GAAGGAACAGGAGCTGAACTCTAAAGATGCCATCATCCTTCACCAGTTCTCCAGACCAAAGAGTGGTgtcccttccctctcccccttctgccTCAAGATAGAAACCTACCTACGCATGGTGGACCTGCcctaccag AACTACTTTGATGGGAAGCTGTCTCCCCAGGGGAAGATGCCATGGATAGAGTACAACCAGGAGCAGGTGTCTGGTACAGAGTTCATCATCGACTTCCTGGAGGAGAAGCTGGGCGTGAGCCTCAACAAGAACCTCAGTTCCCATGAGAAGGCTGTGTCCCGGGCTGTCACCAAGATGGTGGAGGAACACTTCTACTG GACCATAGCGTACTGTCAGTGGGTGGACAACCTGGAGGAGACCCAGAAGATGCTGGCGGTGAGCGGCCCGCTGAGTGACCTACTCAAGTGGATCCTGAGTCACCTGACCGGCGGCATCGTGAAGAGAGAGATGTACGGCCACGGGATTGGACGGTTCACCAAGGAGGAGGTCTACACTCTGATGGAGAAGGACATGCGGACGTTGGCCACCCTGCTCG GTGATAAGAAGTACCTGATGGGTCCTACGCTATCCATggtggatgccactgtgttcagCCATCTAGCCCCTGCCATGTGGACCCTGCCGGGCACACGGCCAGAGCAGCTCATCAAAG GCGAGCTGATCAACCTGGCCATGTACTGTGAGAGGATCCGCCGGCGCTTCTGGCCTGAGTGGTTCGTTGATCTGGAGGACTTCTGTTACGATGACACCACAGAGGACGATGACTCCCTGTCCAAACTCCAGGACCTGGGGCTGTACTCCCGCACAGACACCTTTCAAGACGAGGCCagccctcctcacacacacacacccacgcacacacacacaatctcaccaGACAGTGACCGTACGGGTCACTCGCTCTACGACTCGGACATGGACACGGAGTGCTCCGAGATGGAGCAGCTCAAGTGTTGA